One stretch of Nomascus leucogenys isolate Asia chromosome 9, Asia_NLE_v1, whole genome shotgun sequence DNA includes these proteins:
- the MTIF3 gene encoding translation initiation factor IF-3, mitochondrial isoform X1 yields MNSSYYFLRMAALFLKRLTLQTVKSENSCIRCFGKHIVQKTAPAQSSPIASPPRLSFLIRAKAFSTAEDTQNEGKKKKKNKTVFSNVGRKISQRIIHLFDEKGNDLGNMHRANVIRLMDERDLRLVERNTSIEPAEYQLMTGLQILQERQRLREMEKASPKTGPTLRKELTLSSNIGQHDLDTKTKQIQQWIKKKHLVRITIKKGKNVDMSENEMEEIFHQILQTMPGIATFSSRPQAVQGGKALMCVLRALSKNEEKAYRETQETQERDTLNKDHGNDKESNVLHQ; encoded by the exons ATGAACTCTTCTTACTACTTTCTCAGGATGGCTGCTCTTTTTCTAAAGAGGTTAACACTACAAACTGTCAAGTCTGAAAATAGTTGCATTAGATGTTTTGGTAAACACATCGTGCAAAAGACAGCACCAGCACAGTCATCCCCTATTGCTTCTCCCCCAAGACTTTCCTTCCTAATTCGTGCAAAAGCCTTTAGTACCGCTGAAGACAcccagaatgaaggaaaaaagaaaaaaaagaataaaacagtttTTAGTAACGTTGGAAGAAAAATTAGTCAGCGAATTATTCACTTATTTGATGAGAAGGGCAATGATTTGGGAAACATGCACCGAGCAAATGTGATTAGACTTATGGATGAGCGAGACCTGCGACTGGTTGAAAGGAACACCAGCATAGAACCTGCAGAGTACCAGCTCATGACAGGATTGCAGATCCTCCAGGAACGGCAGAGGCTGAGGGAGATGGAGAAGGCGAGCCCCAAAACTG GACCAACCCTGAGAAAGGAACTGACTTTGTCTTCAAATATTGGACAACATGATTTGGATACAAAGACTAAACAGATTCAGCAGTGGATTAAGAAAAAACACCTAGTCCGGATTactataaagaaaggaaaaaatgtagaCATGTCAGAAAATGAAATG GAGGAGATATTTCATCAAATACTCCAGACTATGCCTGGAATAGCTACATTCTCATCTAGGCCACAAGCTGTTCAAGGAGGAAAAGCTTTAATGTGTGTTCTTCGTGCTTTGAGCAAAAATGAGGAGAAAGCCTATAGAGAAACTCAAGAGACCCAGGAAAGAGACACTTTGAACAAAGACCATGGAAACGATAAGGAATCAAATGTTCTGCATCagtaa
- the MTIF3 gene encoding translation initiation factor IF-3, mitochondrial isoform X2, giving the protein MAALFLKRLTLQTVKSENSCIRCFGKHIVQKTAPAQSSPIASPPRLSFLIRAKAFSTAEDTQNEGKKKKKNKTVFSNVGRKISQRIIHLFDEKGNDLGNMHRANVIRLMDERDLRLVERNTSIEPAEYQLMTGLQILQERQRLREMEKASPKTGPTLRKELTLSSNIGQHDLDTKTKQIQQWIKKKHLVRITIKKGKNVDMSENEMEEIFHQILQTMPGIATFSSRPQAVQGGKALMCVLRALSKNEEKAYRETQETQERDTLNKDHGNDKESNVLHQ; this is encoded by the exons ATGGCTGCTCTTTTTCTAAAGAGGTTAACACTACAAACTGTCAAGTCTGAAAATAGTTGCATTAGATGTTTTGGTAAACACATCGTGCAAAAGACAGCACCAGCACAGTCATCCCCTATTGCTTCTCCCCCAAGACTTTCCTTCCTAATTCGTGCAAAAGCCTTTAGTACCGCTGAAGACAcccagaatgaaggaaaaaagaaaaaaaagaataaaacagtttTTAGTAACGTTGGAAGAAAAATTAGTCAGCGAATTATTCACTTATTTGATGAGAAGGGCAATGATTTGGGAAACATGCACCGAGCAAATGTGATTAGACTTATGGATGAGCGAGACCTGCGACTGGTTGAAAGGAACACCAGCATAGAACCTGCAGAGTACCAGCTCATGACAGGATTGCAGATCCTCCAGGAACGGCAGAGGCTGAGGGAGATGGAGAAGGCGAGCCCCAAAACTG GACCAACCCTGAGAAAGGAACTGACTTTGTCTTCAAATATTGGACAACATGATTTGGATACAAAGACTAAACAGATTCAGCAGTGGATTAAGAAAAAACACCTAGTCCGGATTactataaagaaaggaaaaaatgtagaCATGTCAGAAAATGAAATG GAGGAGATATTTCATCAAATACTCCAGACTATGCCTGGAATAGCTACATTCTCATCTAGGCCACAAGCTGTTCAAGGAGGAAAAGCTTTAATGTGTGTTCTTCGTGCTTTGAGCAAAAATGAGGAGAAAGCCTATAGAGAAACTCAAGAGACCCAGGAAAGAGACACTTTGAACAAAGACCATGGAAACGATAAGGAATCAAATGTTCTGCATCagtaa